A window of the Lagopus muta isolate bLagMut1 chromosome 1, bLagMut1 primary, whole genome shotgun sequence genome harbors these coding sequences:
- the AICDA gene encoding single-stranded DNA cytosine deaminase, protein MDSFLMKRKLFLYNFKNLRWAKGRRETYLCYVVKRRDSATSCSLDFGYLRNKMGCHVEVLFLRYISAWDLDPGRCYRITWFTSWSPCYDCARHVADFLRAYPNLTLRIFTARLYFCEDRKAEPEGLRRLHRAGAQIAIMTFKDFFYCWNTFVENREKTFKAWEGLHENSVHLSRKLRRILLPLYEVDDLRDAFKTLGL, encoded by the exons ATGGACAG cttcttGATGAAGAGGAAGCTCTTCCTCTACAATTTCAAGAACCTGCGCTGGGCCAAAGGCCGTCGTGAAACCTACCTCTGTTATGTTGTGAAGCGCCGTGACAGTGCTACATCGTGCTCCCTGGACTTTGGATACCTGCGTAACAAG ATGGGTTGCCATGTGGAGGTTCTCTTCCTACGCTACATCTCAGCTTGGGACTTGGACCCAGGCCGCTGCTACCGCATCACATGGTTCACCTCCTGGAGCCCCTGTTATGACTGCGCCCGACATGTGGCTGACTTCCTTCGTGCCTACCCAAACTTGACCCTGCGCATTTTCACTGCCCGCCTTTACTTCTGTGAGGATCGCAAAGCAGAGCCTGAGGGGCTGAGACGCTTGCACCGGGCTGGGGCCCAAATCGCCATCATGACATTCAAAG ATTTCTTCTATTGCTGGAACACATTTGTGGAGAACAGGGAAAAGACATTCAAAGCCTGGGAAGGGCTGCATGAAAACTCTGTCCATCTGTCCAGGAAACTTCGACGGATCCTTCTG CCACTGTATGAAGTAGATGATTTGCGAGATGCCTTTAAAACTCTGGGACTTTGA